Proteins from a single region of Thermoleophilaceae bacterium:
- a CDS encoding lysylphosphatidylglycerol synthase domain-containing protein, with amino-acid sequence MLHDIESLLDSAQQAVRLVLDRAVSINPWWLIAGLVLYEAAQAVRTRGWFNIIRASYPEETHLRARDVTAAMLAGVGLNALLPARGGDFLKLFMVRRRAPALRYSTLIASFIPETLFESACGAALVVWALAHGFLPVPVGPGDLPEVDVSLIMSHPVLSLLGAAVLGAAAILLVRWLRSRARDLARRLRQGFAILRSPRRFASGVASWQGLGRVVRLAGLACFMAAVSLPVTLNTALLAMASQSAGRVIPIAPASAGIRVAMLSYGFVEITDKPVDVASVTGFWLALGAAHLIVSVVVSLSILGVTFGTFSPRRALRLATAKRELQPE; translated from the coding sequence GTGCTCCACGACATCGAGTCCCTGCTCGACTCCGCCCAGCAGGCGGTGCGGCTGGTGCTCGATCGGGCGGTGTCGATCAACCCGTGGTGGCTGATCGCGGGACTCGTGCTGTACGAAGCCGCCCAGGCGGTGCGAACCCGCGGCTGGTTCAACATCATCCGCGCCTCCTACCCGGAGGAGACCCACCTACGGGCCCGGGACGTGACCGCGGCGATGCTGGCCGGCGTGGGGCTCAACGCGCTGCTGCCCGCCCGCGGCGGCGACTTCCTCAAGCTGTTCATGGTCCGGCGCAGAGCGCCCGCGCTTCGCTACTCCACCCTCATTGCGTCGTTCATCCCCGAGACGCTGTTCGAAAGCGCATGCGGCGCCGCGCTGGTGGTGTGGGCGCTGGCCCACGGCTTCCTGCCGGTGCCGGTGGGGCCGGGGGATCTGCCCGAGGTGGACGTGTCGCTGATCATGTCCCATCCCGTGCTGTCGCTGCTCGGGGCGGCCGTCCTCGGCGCGGCCGCGATCCTCCTCGTGCGCTGGCTGCGTTCACGCGCCCGCGACCTTGCGCGCCGGCTGCGCCAGGGCTTCGCGATCCTCCGCTCACCGCGCCGGTTCGCGTCCGGGGTGGCGAGCTGGCAGGGCCTTGGGCGCGTGGTCCGGCTCGCCGGCCTCGCCTGCTTCATGGCGGCGGTGAGTCTCCCCGTGACGCTGAACACCGCGCTCCTGGCGATGGCGTCCCAGAGCGCGGGACGGGTGATCCCGATCGCCCCGGCGAGCGCGGGGATTCGCGTGGCGATGCTGTCCTACGGCTTCGTGGAGATCACCGACAAGCCGGTGGACGTGGCGAGCGTGACCGGCTTCTGGCTCGCGCTCGGAGCCGCCCATCTGATCGTGAGCGTGGTGGTGTCCCTCTCGATCCTCGGGGTCACTTTCGGCACGTTCTCGCCGCGCCGCGCGCTGCGCCTGGCCACGGCCAAGCGCGAGCTCCAGCCGGAGTGA